Proteins found in one Lepeophtheirus salmonis chromosome 9, UVic_Lsal_1.4, whole genome shotgun sequence genomic segment:
- the LOC121123902 gene encoding uncharacterized protein yields the protein MSKILNGLLNRKGCKVETKISSNVLSQAQHIAIGKTNILGEDLPRVKELIYGEEHKIKLQSQTAVFFRINITRKDLDHGVIIRCKSTYSDKFKVIFFDANGDISMCKESEYSTNGSEGNFLFFPFRHYNLKMEHNYMNTEKDMPKAFSLLEFFDLNYESIEPGNHLFCVYQNNWINSGNCILSCLKVQPCHGNIIEEIKDLEEDIQGKKTELDQLKVEYKEVKEKYENILNKVHTLTPAVNERISTRLDLYHQLFSECKETPIGGVISEYDSRGVFKNIFSTFKGS from the exons atgtccaaaattttaaatgggCTATTAAATCGCAAAGGTTGtaaagttgaaacaaaaattagttCCAATGTTTTgag TCAAGCTCAACATATTGCTATAGGGAAAACAAATATACTTGGTGAGGATCTGCCTAGGGTTAAAGAATTGATCTATGGCGAGGAACATAAAATTAAGTTACAAAGTCAAACTGCGGTATTTTTTAGGATTAATATAACAAGAAAGGATTTAGATCACGGAGTCATCATTCGCTGTAAAAGCACATACAGTGATAAATTCAAAGTCATCTTTTTTGACGCGAATGGAGACATTTCCATGTGTAAAGAATCCGAGTATTCTACTAATGGAAGTGAGGGGAACTTTCTGTTCTTTCCCTTTCgtcattataatttgaaaatggagcataattatatgaatactGAGAAAGATATGCCAAAAGCATTTTCTTTACTTGAATTTTTCGATTTGAATTATGAATCTATAGAGCCGggaaatcatttattttgtgtttaccAAAACAACTGGATAAATAGTGGAAATTGCATTTTGTCTTGTTTAAAAGTTCAACCTTGTCACGGAAACATTATTGAGGAAATTAAAGATTTAGAAGAGGATATACAAGGGAAGAAAACAGAATTGGATCAATTGAAGGTGGAATATAAAGAAGTcaaggaaaaatatgaaaacatcTTAAATAAAGTACACACATTAACTCCTGCTGTGAATGAAAGGATATCCACTCGATTAGATTTGTATCATCAATTATTCTCGGAATGTAAAGAAACTCCTATAGGGGGTGTTATTAGTGAATATGACTCGCGTGgtgtttttaaaaacatattttcgaCTTTTAAAGGTTCATAA
- the LOC121123904 gene encoding LOW QUALITY PROTEIN: protein DOP1A (The sequence of the model RefSeq protein was modified relative to this genomic sequence to represent the inferred CDS: deleted 1 base in 1 codon) has translation MGRKSLKNQEAPLPNLFRLSMASIAMEEYSLTKDSKYRSFMLAIDKALRAFDYTTEWADLIAALGKLNKVLLAHMKYPIIPRRILISKRLAQCMHPALPTGVHLKALETYDIIFKSMGTNRLAQELFLYSAGLFPLMGNAAMSVRPQLLTIFETHFVSLGHRLRPGLNGIITGILPGLEEGSDHFDRVINLLISICDACGPIYFYTSIWKCIASNYSIRYPAISFILNQFQRNANSSSSSKQEDLYGKNLDIVGEALCQSVQDTNVLVQRSTLELLTHMFPIHDPKLSNLLLINVMTSSLYVILRRDMSLNRRLFSWLIGHEDNNSNDCMKFTSDNYSYYFQHYTQQCLTESLIQFLKKSVQSPNMDLKPFRLLMTLFEKPVISSFILDDLIIEILRTLYHFDHKYCKSDSNEVAGSSPSAGKSRDDFVRTTNLLLGSFEMQLIWKFCGDYFEKVFKSDFRINDSLIIPVNQIGSSSISVAEISQLIIFLLETLSIDTYVTTHSYELPNLFKKIVNALLIEHKHLKSEEIILTFSACRRILSKVHPIISENMDDISSINDENEPSFESLVYSCSNTFGELFSALFSEYFFSDDNRLECLFLKTCLCITRKSNQQASNLDGMLLEHSTDDDEDENTNVFKVQETDRNFENLLEELKCTCVRTKNNGNDYIDVLTAACNILMDLSSLTLNHPLEIGSNDAEDNNKRNIPLWLMHLILSSCFLHEDFFGFQLHCIETFLLIAGLGDAASNSKRKITLKLVPDSKLKLIAEETVISQIIGWRLWNGLASNGVFDLQCVDLLHKLHIAIPHEDLMEKAMSQISESESLKLDYFKKFTLFWRLSRDIGLKLQDSRIAKIFDFCLYKLLDNLNADIGPLKTQSQCWILHAITHGDILRVFEPLFLQLLNPDSARISVLHAKIYTTDTIDAEKASKAFKRMDLYQNTTVYAIHPREGDIKYHISGDLSELNQSKKMKHALYLSSFEDKKSCSEDIFSKTENFNLSTLSSNILVNPFALVPNSCNSHSSYTFGFSHDEPNSCIVDNIIDDILEDVVDTNSTSSETSSLSNSVVVHPLHSHILIYTQVFDSKLILYTLKCIKNIILTNPRVIVCTLSTSNLSSVKSLRNNDLQNLLAKHRKSIFGNNFFGRISDEDLKTYRNASLIEIMMSLCLYFIRSYYPNLGYTRLTPEEIVGNRNIQLLSVEIMVMIVSELIHLVSVNGKAYASFVNDLLNRFKVQKIILHSLLTSVHDSNRYSKKQNTYFTDEILNFNNVGCDNVSFDLYLATYNEAFQVQILKLTLSTMMLEQSIFQERNLDNTVIDSNHERKRSIVSLLSMKYVNDLSIPEQPLFLTAIISALSQSKIRHIHSYWTSFVISSLPFLGESLNYIVSEVMGQIIANVEEIILKHHPDKLPTDYIVNQIEALTAIIHYCLVDVSSDSKPFDTKSTQYIDSGTIFNNLLHAFSSKSNNSGMGLLGNNSKSNIEQSQKSLLSNLPTLLACVMKIWNVVTNCQSTNDVKHIKESLLDLFSPIAHHYASHFVSAVAITWQEIKCVEKVGVSFPEAPNSGHEVLINFVESVHTMPISNIINTLRSIIKSPPLVIGVKWKNDIQVLVLQFFYSYMSKFSALALSDSWTELALLTKECLGLNPPAIFLSLAILNQFVLRGKKMSEKKDVKEIQDLAGKIVDQCAAIGGSRLETKTWLQRNFVMSRDVQVLPESNEKDKNDSNSTNALHPYAVTALNLLGDILANFLDVIYQSDEKEKVLPLLQTVMSNVIPYTRNHTQTNRNCFIACSRLLSGLSEYQYTRKAWRKEVFELLMEPSFFQMDYECFPYWKVIVDNMMTHDNTTFKELMTKLGSIGQSGSLNLFTNKDAEIEQKALCLKRLAFVIFCADTDQYYRYMPDIQERLAECLRMVSNTPEIQSVVFLCFRVILLRMSQQHLTSLWPLIITEMVQIFSYMEHELSTDTEEWSSHLKQMSLLDTGWVMTSGSNSLEARNSPTWLDLYLSACKLLDLTLVLPAQRVPQFQMYRWAFINEGGEGLLSSQSNVDEDAIEISNSLDFVPYVVRVAKLLITPDKQVEPFTRVKGSPLLTMKSISSLNNLRPFFNAVCLGNSPQKAIKLYNSPSDINEKAIDDILIKDFIESFVPLKVAG, from the exons ATGGGGAGAAAATCTCTCAAAAATCAAGAGGCTCCATTGCCTAATTTATTTC GTTTGAGTATGGCGTCGATCGCAATGGAGGAGTACAGCCTCACCAAGGACTCCAAGTATCGAAG TTTTATGCTCGCCATCGATAAAGCACTTCGAGCCTTTGATTACACTACCGAATGGGCAGACTTAATTGCTGCTTTAGGGAAATTGAATAAAGTCCTACTAGCTCATATGAAATATCCTATAATTCCGCGAAGAATACTTATCAGTAAACGTTTAGCTCAGTGTATGCATCCAGCATTGCCTACTGGGGTACATCTAAAAGCATTGGAGACGTATGATATTATCTTTAAATCCATGGGAACTAACAG ATTAGCTcaggaattatttttatacagtgCTGGACTATTTCCCCTGATGGGGAATGCAGCTATGAGTGTTAGACCtcaattattaactatttttgaaacCCACTTTGTTTCTCTTGGACACAGACTACGTCCTGGACTCAATGGAATCATAACAGGAATTCTTCCAGGACTTGAAGAAGGATCCGATCATTTTGATCGAGTAATTAATTTACTCATATCCATTTGCGATGCTTGTggacctatatatttttatacttctaTTTGGAAATGTATAGCCTCAAATTATTCAATACGTTATCCTGCCATATCCTTTATTCTCAATCAATTTCAACGGAATGCTAATAGCTCATCCTCTTCCAAACAAGAGGACTTATATGGAAAAAATCTTGACATTGTTGGAGAAGCTCTATGCCAATCTGTTCAAGACACCAATGTTCTCGTTCAAAGAAGCACTTTAGAACTTCTAACTCACATGTTTCCCATTCATGACCCAAAACTGAGTAATTTACTCCTCATTAATGTAATGACCTCATCCCTTTATGTTATTTTACGTAGAGATATGTCTTTGAATAGAAGATTATTTAGTTGGCTCATTGGCCATGAGGATAACAATTCCAACGATTGTATGAAATTTACTTCGGACAACTATTCTTACTACTTTCAACATTACACTCAACAATGTTTAACGGAATCtttgattcaatttttgaaaaaatctgtTCAGAGTCCAAATATGGACTTGAAACCATTCCGTCTTTTGATGACTCTCTTTGAAAAACCAGTAATTAGTTCATTCATTTTAGACGATCTTATAATTGAGATCCTGAGAACTCTTTATCATTTTGATCATAAGTATTGTAAAAGTGATAGCAATGAAGTTGCCGGAAGTTCTCCTTCTGCGGGAAAATCAAGAGATGATTTTGTTCGGACTACAAATTTACTTTTAGGATCTTTTGAAATGCAACTCATTTGGAAGTTTTGTGGtgactattttgaaaaagtttttaaaagtgatTTTCGGATAAATGATTCTCTCATAATACCTGTGAATCAAATAGGAAGTTCAAGTATTTCTGTAGCAGAAATTAGTCagctaatcatttttttattggaaactCTTTCTATTGATACCTATGTTACAACACACTCTTACGaacttccaaatttatttaaaaagatagtcAATGCCTTGTTAATTGaacataaacatttaaaatctGAAGAAATTATCCTTACTTTTAGTGCTTGTAGAAGGATTCTGTCCAAAGTTCACCCCATTATTAGTGAAAACATGGATGATATATCTTCTATCAATGATGAAAATGAGCCAAGTTTTGAATCATTAGTCTATTCTTGCTCCAATACTTTTGGAGAACTATTTAGTGCATTGTTTtcagaatactttttttctgaCGACAATCGTTTggagtgtttatttttaaaaacatgtctCTGTATTACTAGGAAATCTAATCAACAAGCTAGTAATTTAGATGGAATGCTTTTAGAACACTCTACAGATGATGACGAAGATGAAAACACGAATGTTTTTAAAGTCCAAGAGACGGACAGAAACTTTGAGAATTTACTTGAAGAGCTCAAATGTACCTGTGTGAGAACTAAGAATAATGGAAATGATTACATAGATGTGTTGACTGCTGCTTGCAATATTCTAATGGACTTATCTTCATTGACTTTGAACCATCCCTTAGAGATAGGTAGTAATGATGCGGAAGATAACAATAAAAGGAATATTCCCTTATGGTTAATGCATCTTATATTATCCTCTTGCTTTCTTCATGAAGATTTCTTTGGTTTTCAACTTCATTGcatagaaacatttttattaattgcgGGACTAGGAGATGCAGcttcaaattcaaaaagaaaaattacattaaaactCGTACCtgattctaaattaaaattaattgctgAAGAAACTGTGATTTCACAAATAATTGGATGGAGACTTTGGAATGGTCTTGCATCAAACGGTGTATTTGATCTTCAATGTGTTGATCTCCTTCATAAGCTTCATATTGCAATTCCTCATGAAGATTTAATGGAAAAAGCCATGTCACAGATCAGTGAGTCTGAAAGTCTTAAGTTGGATTACTTCAAGAAATTTACGCTCTTTTGGAGATTAAGTAGAGATATTGGACTTAAACTACAAGACTCCAGAATAgctaaaatttttgatttttgcttgtacaagttactTGACAATCTAAATGCAGACATAGGCCCATTGAAAACACAGTCTCAATGTTGGATTTTACATGCAATTACTCATGGTGATATTCTTAGGGTATTTGAGCCCTTGTTTCTTCAATTGTTAAATCCTGATTCCGCGAGGATTAGTGTTTTACATGCAAAAATTTACACAACTGATACTATTGACGCTGAAAAGGCGTCAAAGGCCTTTAAAAGAATGGACTTGTATCAGAATACCACTGTATACGCCATTCATCCTCGTGAAGGAGACATCAAGTATCACATTTCTGGAGATCTTTCTGAATTGAATCAATCTAAAAAGATGAAGCATGCACTATATTTGTCTTCCTTTGAGGATAAAAAATCTTGCtctgaagatattttttcaaaaactgaaAATTTCAACCTTTCGACGTTATCCTCAAATATCCTTGTGAATCCTTTTGCTCTTGTTCCAAATTCTTGTAACAGTCATAGTTCTTATACATTTGGATTTTCACATGATGAACCAAACTCATGTATAGTAGACAATATAATCGATGACATTCTTGAAGACGTTGTAGATACTAATTCCACGTCAAGTGAAACGAGCTCACTATCAAATTCGGTTGTAGTTCATCCATTACAttctcatattttgatatacacTCAAGTCTTTGATTCTAAATTAATCTTATATACActtaaatgtatcaaaaatatcattcttaCGAATCCTAGAGTTATAGTCTGCACTCTCTCTACTTCTAATCTATCATCGGTCAAGTCGTTGCGCAACAATGACCTGCAAAATTTATTAGCAAAACATCGAAAGTctatatttggaaataatttttttggacgaATATCTGATGAAGACTTAAAAACGTATCGAAATGCATCCTTGATAGAAATCATGATGTCTTTATGTCTCTACTTCATTCGGAGTTATTATCCGAATCTGGGATACACGAGATTAACACCAGAGGAAATTGTCGGAAATCGAAACATTCAACTATTATCAGTGGAAATAATGGTTATGATTGTGTCAGAATTGATTCATCTTGTTTCTGTTAACGGAAAAGCCTATGCATCGTTTGTCAATGATCTCTTAAATCGTTTCAAAgtccaaaaaatcattttacattcCCTCCTTACTTCTGTTCATGACTCCAACCgttattctaaaaaacaaaatacttattttactgATGAAATCCTAAATTTTAACAATGTTGGTTGTGATAACGTATCCTTTGACTTGTATTTGGCAACTTATAATGAAGCTTTTcaagttcaaattttaaagttaaccCTCAGTACTATGATGTTGGAACAGTCTATATTTCAAGAAAGAAATCTAGATAACACCGTAATTGATTCAAATCATGAAAGGAAGAGGTCGATAGTCTCCTTGTTATCTATGAAATATGTTAACGATCTTTCAATACCAGAGCAACCATTGTTTTTAACTGCAATTATTAGTGCTTTGAGCCAATCTAAAATTCGTCATATTCATTCTTACTGGACAAGCTTTGTTATATCAAGTCTTCCTTTCCTTGGAGAATCCCTGAATTACATAGTTTCTGAAGTGATGGGCCAAATTATTGCAAATGTTGAAGAAATCATTTTAAAGCACCATCCGGATAAACTTCCCACCGATTACATTGTGAATCAAATCGAAGCATTGACAGCAATTATTCATTATTGCCTCGTTGATGTATCATCAGATTCTAAACCTTTCGATACTAAATCAACTCAATATATTGATTCTGGaactatatttaacaatttactTCATGCCTTTTCTTCTAAGAGTAATAATTCAGGAATGGGTTTGCTcggaaataattcaaaaagcaATATAGAACAGTCACAAAAATCCCTTTTATCCAATCTACCAACTTTATTGGCCTGTGTCATGAAGATTTGGAATGTTGTCACAAACTGCCAATCAACCAATGATGTTAAACATATAAAAGAAAGTCTTTTAGATCTT TTTTCCCCGATAGCTCATCACTACGCTTCTCATTTTGTATCAGCCGTAGCTATCACTTGGCAAGAAATAAAATGTGTGGAAAAAGTAGGGGTTAGCTTTCCTGAGGCACCAAATTCTGGGCATGAAGTTCTTATTAACTTTGTCGAGTCTGTTCATACGATGCccatttctaatattataaatacgcTGCGTAGTATAATTAAATCACCTCCATTGGTGATTGGGGTTAAGTGGAAAAATGATATACAAGTCCTTGTTTTGCaattcttttattcatatatgtcCAAATTTTCTGCTCTTGCTCTCTCTGACTCCTGGACCGAGTTGGCACTCCTAACAAAAGAATGTCTCGGTCTAAATCCTCcagcaatatttttatctttagctatattaaatcaatttgtatTAAGAGGTAAAAAAATGAGTGAGAAAAAAGATGTGAAGGAAATTCAGGATTTAGCCGGAAAGATTGTTGATCAATGTGCAGCCATTGGTGGGTCGCGACTAGAAACCAAAACTTGGCTTCAAAGAAACTTTGTAATGTCACGAGATGTTCAAGTTCTCCCTGAGTCAAATGAGAAAGATAAGAATGACTCAAATTCTACAAATGCATTACATCCATATGCTGTCACTGCACTAAACTTACTTGGTGATATTTTGGCCAATTTCCTTGATGTAATTTATCAATcagatgaaaaagaaaaggtttTGCCTTTACTTCAAACTGTTATGAGTAATGTCATACCCTATACACGCAATCATACTCAAACTAATCGTAACTGCTTTATTGCTTGCTCAAGACTATTGTCAGGGCTGAGCGAGTATCAGTACACAAGGAAAGCTTGGCGTAAAGAAGTCTTTGAACTTCTCATGGAACcctcattttttcaaatggatTATGAATGCTTTCCTTACTGGAAGGTAATAGTGGATAATATGATGACACATGATAACACCACTTTTAAGGAACTAATGA CAAAACTTGGATCAATTGGCCAAAGTGGGTCCTTGAATTTGTTCACGAATAAAGATGCTGAAATTGAGCAGAAGGCGTTATGTCTAAAACGATTGGCCTTTGTCATTTTTTGTGCCGACACTGACCAATATTATAGGTACATGCCTGATATTCAAGAACGATTGGCTGAGTGTCTGAGGATGGTGTCAAATACTCCGGAAATCCAATctgttgtatttttatgtttccgAGTAATCTTGCTGAGAATGTCTCAGCAACATCTCACCTCCCTCTGGCCACTTATTATTACTGAAATGGTTCAGATATTTTCGTACATGGAACATGAACTCTCTACTGATACCGAAGAATGGAG ctcaCATCTGAAGCAAATGTCACTTCTAGACACGGGTTGGGTCATGACATCAGGTTCTAACAGTCTTGAGGCTCGTAATAGCCCAACATGGTTGGATTTATACCTATCAGCTTGCAAACTACTTGATTTGACTTTGGTTCTACCTGCTCAGCGAGTTCCTCAATTTCAAATGTATCGTTGGGCCTTTATAAATGAAGGCGGCGAAGGATTACTCTCATCGCAAAGTAATGTGGATGAAGATGCCATTGAAATCTCCAACAGTTTAGACTTTGTGCCTTACGTTGTAAGAGTGgccaaattattaattactcct GATAAACAAGTGGAACCGTTTACAAGAGTCAAAGGAAGTCCTTTGCTCACTATGAAATCGATATCATCCTTAAATAATCTTAGGCCTTTTTTTAACGCCGTTTGCTTAGGGAACTCCCCACAAAAAGCCATTAAACTCTACAATTCACCCTctgatattaatgaaaaagctattgatgatattttgattaaagattTCATTGAGTCTTTTGTCCCTTTGAAAGTTGCGGGTTAG
- the FANCI gene encoding Fanconi anemia group I protein, with translation MSVYSAKNIISAFQPLLKRSRLLRDQLIMIFRKALFSSNVDSRQIAILGVLELIKCFKLNISSEASLSVLSQSSGSLMTQSVVDIHAGVQLSNESICIELLSVLKRGFSQQATIRATIYKELCQVMLLNPEICSSCLDILYQQSVVNNIRSSVDIGKLIENDRIYEPVGWFIHCTQFALSRSQEIYSSTEEYVASLDKLKKTLQNLCSFYSKIEETDLQIESGQSVLHAEIMQNIYESLIEFCVTSGDLSDFKRSMIYSLFKKYKSIDVPAEEPPSKTKKTGKEGPKPNRCHTLALSSRAIVALLEISLSSDSSQDLNDGHFILWILNLARTKILELEQYLKTAGAQENDATYNELLVFGSSLIVHSMKSASLKNGYVHLLCECLYQIFQLVNKHYFDSLENFVVKIENVETSEFFNCLRLLCKKFIEQTNNFLEKLDEDDNVPSIVVNHLKIIWFLADISPGDNRIELKFINDWLKHMVKGSVCPIFLQKVAFDLLIALELKIKSAPGILVELAREIHLKVGDTKGKSVDVSGKYAAVTKDSGEEVCVILVNNLGYALDTAELLLHNLQQISNWNTHEKRDMEAALNFEASLCQFLAHLSNASSELSQTAFPNCSAVHDPIFKLFTRLYFILGKMAKYFCTGFIGKTNSSIQSSRFDKLVMIISDRLTKNIYTLINFAEDLSQEEVQNASTRSKSRATKDSKIIPQLIFSIAEFEKNLMKLNSFSKTDLIQLCKISTARDFRFNVEALEKSE, from the exons ATGAGTGTCTactctgcaaaaaatattatttccgcGTTTCAACCATTGCTTAAACGATCTCGTCTTCTTAGAGATCAACTCATAATGATATTCAGGAAagctcttttttcttcaaatgtagACTCTCGTCAAATAGCTATTCTTGGTGTTTTGGAAttgattaaatgttttaaactcAACATTTCTTCGGAAGCGTCTTTGTCGGTTCTTAGTCAATCCTCGGGAAGTTTAATGACTCAATCGGTTGTAGATATTCATGCTGGAGTACAATTAAGTAATGAATCAATCTGTATTGAATTGCTGAGTGTTTTAAAACGCGGGTTTAGCCAACAAGCCACTATTCGAGCTACCATTTATAAGGAACTTTGTCAAGTAATGTTGTTGAATCCTGAAATATGTAGTTCCTGTTTAGACATTCTATATCAGCAGTCTGTCGTGAATAATATAAGATCGAGTGTTGATATTGGGAAACTTATTGAGAACGATAGAATTTATGAACCTGTTG GTTGGTTTATACATTGCACACAATTTGCGCTCAGTCGAAGTCAAGAGATATATAGTAGTACTGAGGAATATGTTGCGTCcttagataaattaaaaaagacactCCAGAATTTATGTAGTTTCTATTCCAAAATAGAAGAGACAGATCTCCAAATAGAGAGTGGACAATCTGTTCTTCATGCTGAAatcatgcaaaatatttatgagtCATTGATTGAATTTTGTGTCACAAGTGGAGATCTATCCGATTTCAAACGTTCTATGATATATTCCCTTTTTAAGAAGTATAAATCAATCGATGTCCCTGCCGAA GAACCCCCAtctaaaactaaaaagactggaAAGGAAGGACCTAAACCAAATCGTTGTCACACTTTGGCTTTATCATCCAGAGCCATTGTTGCACTATTGGAGATTTCATTATC atctgaTAGCTCGCAAGATTTAAATGATGGCCACTTCATTTTGTGGAttttaaatcttgcaagaactAAAATCCTCGAACTTGAGCAATACTTAAAAACTGCTGGTGCTCAGGAAAATGATGCGacatataatgaattattagtATTTGGGTCTTCATTAATTGTACATTCTATGAAGTCAGCTTCTCTGAAGAATGGCTATGTTCATCTTTTGTGTGAATGCTTGTATCAAATCTTCCAGTTGGTCAATAAACATTACTTTGATTCTTTAGAGAATTTTGTAGTCAAAATAG AAAACGTGGAAACGTCGGAGTTTTTCAATTGCCTCAGattattatgcaaaaaatttatagagcAAACGAATAACTTTCTTGAGAAATTAGATGAAGACGATAATGTGCCTAGCATTGTAGTCAACcacttgaaaataatttggtttttaGCAGATATTAGTCCTGGAGACAATCGTATTGAACTCAAATTTATTAACGATTGGTTAAAGCATATGGTAAAAGGGTCTGTTTGtccaatttttcttcaaaaggttGCGTTTGATCTCCTTATAGCACTAGAACTTAAAATAAAGAGTGCTCCTGGAATACTCGTGGAATTAGCTAGAGAAATCCACCTTAAAGTAGGAGACACTAAGGGGAAGTCCGTT GATGTGAGCGGAAAATATGCGGCAGTTACTAAGGATTCGGGAGAAGAGGTCTGTGTTATTCTTGTGAATAATCTAGGTTATGCCTTGGATACTGCCGAGCTATTACTTCATAACTTGCAACAAATATCCAATTGGAATACACATGAAAAAAGAGATATGGAAGCTGCCTTGAATTTTGAAGCATCACTTTGTCAATTTTTGGCTCATTTATCGAATGCTTCTAGTGAACTATCTCAGACTGCATTTCCGAATTGCAGTGCTGTTCATGATCCGATTTTTAAACTCTTTactcgtttatattttattctgggAAAGATGGCTAAGTATTTTTGTACAGGGTTTATCGGAAAAACCAATTCGTCTATTCAAAGCTCAAGATTTGATAAATTGGTGATGATTATTAGCGATAGACTGactaaaaacatatatactCTAATTAACTTTGCAGAG gatctGAGTCAAGAGGAGGTTCAAAATGCATCTACACGTTCCAAAAGTCGTGCAACCAAAGATAGCAAAATAATTcctcaattaatttttagtattgctgaatttgaaaaaaatttaatgaaattaaattcattttcaaaaacgGATCTGATCCAGTTATGCAAAATATCAACGGCGCGTGACTTTAGATTCAATGTAGAGGCGTTAGAAAAGTCAGAATAA
- the TrpRS-m gene encoding tryptophan--tRNA ligase, mitochondrial, with product MYRSRAAYGIFSSYGGMRRFSSSSSVVVERTFSGIQPSGTPHLGNYFGAIKQWIHGQSSKSTDIFSIVDLHALTNLHDPKELRHHIHSLAAGLLASGLHPDKCILFQQSQVHEHTELCWILGSVCTVPALQRMTQFKDKTKGVKDPPLGLLIYPVLQCADILLYKGTKVPIGEDNLQNLEIARSLCRTFNRTYKQNYFPEPVPILSQTSSKIKNLRNPSKKMSKSDKDTKSCIYISDSPDIILEKCKKAVTDSTSELTYDPENRPGVSNLLLIHSSIKDEPVEKIVREYSNYETGSYKKVLADELIEHLRPVRDKYNYYMNHQDHLLETLENGNNSAREIASQTMKDVKSIVGFN from the coding sequence ATGTACCGGAGTAGAGCGGCATATGGTATTTTTTCTTCCTATGGAGGAATGAGACGTTTCTCCTCCTCTTCTTCTGTTGTAGTGGAACGTACATTTTCGGGGATTCAACCAAGTGGAACTCCTCACTTAGGAAATTACTTTGGAGCAATAAAACAATGGATTCATGGACAAAGCTCTAAATCAACAGATATTTTCTCCATAGTCGATTTACATGCATTGACGAATCTCCATGATCCCAAGGAACTTCGTCATCATATACATAGTCTTGCAGCAGGACTCCTTGCCTCAGGTCTACATCCAGACAAGTGCATATTATTCCAACAATCTCAGGTACATGAGCATACAGAGCTTTGTTGGATCCTTGGCTCGGTCTGTACTGTTCCTGCTCTCCAGAGAATGACTCAATTTAAAGACAAGACCAAAGGAGTAAAGGATCCCCCACTTGGTTTACTCATTTACCCCGTTCTGCAATGTGCAGACATTCTCCTCTACAAGGGCACTAAAGTCCCTATCGGTGAAGATAATCTACAAAATCTTGAAATTGCTCGATCGCTTTGTCGTACTTTTAACAGAACCTACAAACAAAACTATTTCCCTGAACCTGTTCCAATACTCTCGCAAACTtcctccaaaataaaaaatctacgCAATCCCTCCAAGAAAATGTCCAAATCAGATAAAGACACTAAAAGTTGCATCTATATCAGTGACTCCCCTGATATCATACTGGAGAAATGTAAAAAGGCCGTTACAGACAGCACAAGTGAACTAACATATGATCCGGAGAACAGACCTGGTGTATCTAATTTACTTCTTATTCATAGCTCCATAAAAGATGAGCCCGTGGAAAAGATTGTGCGTGAATATTCAAACTATGAGACTGGGagttacaaaaaagtattagcTGATGAACTAATAGAGCATTTGAGACCCGTtagagataaatataattactacaTGAATCATCAGGATCATTTATTAGAAACTTTAGAAAATGGGAATAATTCCGCAAGAGAGATTGCTTCACAAACCATGAAAGATGTTAAATCTATTGTTGggtttaattaa